From one Henriciella marina DSM 19595 genomic stretch:
- a CDS encoding NAD-glutamate dehydrogenase yields the protein MSDAGHSDTSAIGDVRLKDILQNFRDTAETEHLDFLSDEDIEAQAASIAELAATYSGDTAGIRVRDGRGDDGRLTGTSVLETVTRDMPFLVDSLLGLCAEQAFEVRALFHPIISTSEGVRLSLIQIHVPALSAAECKALKDGAEATLRDVAMAVADFGPMQTRMQTEIDRLTNDAASSTETFKEAVAFLNWLADEHFVFLGVRDYRFETADDGTVLPEEPIMVEGSNLGLLRDEDRNVLRRGAEPLMLTPAIGVFLSEPNPIIVAKSTLTSRVHRRALCDYVGVKHLDADGNVVGETRFLGLYTAEAYNQSVQDIPLVRKRVDRVLEATGAIEGSHDFKALSNILETWPRDELLQADADTLIPLLQGALHLVGRPRTRLFVRRDRFNRFVSVLVYVARDAYDSAVRERISSYITEAFKGRLISFQPRFDASPLARVHLLIELPDGSVQPDLTALEADVTAIARTWDDAFREALTELGLPDDTFEKANAFRGGFNAAYREAFAPREALTDVEAIRDLAPQRPIRLRAFRPDGAGDHEISAKIYSRSGAIALSDCVPVFENMGLFVDFETGYPVRPETKPSADSPDTYWIHSLKMRSGDASALDIEEVAARFEEAFVAIWDGRAENDRFNGLIFTAGSSWREAALLRTLCAYRHQSGMDPARSTQIEALQRHPGLTRALLDLFEIRFDPTTAEDLKTRSKKAESKRLDIEARLNEVSSLDEDRVIRRITRLIMAIQRTNFWQRRPDGTPHPFVSFKIASQEISDLPAPKPFREIFMASPEVEGVHCRFGKVARGGLRWSDRRDDYRTEVLGLVKAQQVKNAVIVPVGSKGGFFPKTPTAGASREEVRDIGISAYRTFINSLLDLTDNLIDGDVHEPANTVVWDGDDPYLVVAADKGTATFSDIANEISLEHGFWLGDAFASGGSAGYDHKKMGITARGAWEAVKRHFREMGKDIQTEPFTVIGCGDMSGDVFGNGMLLSKQIRLTAAFNHMHIFIDPDPQDTERLWEERKRMFDLPRSSWMDYDQSLISEGGGIFERSAKSIALSDPMKKITGLKSDTATPDELIHALLKSDCELLWFGGIGTYVKSSQETQGDAGDRANDTIRVNGRELKARVIGEGANLGLTQAGRIEFAQHGGRINTDAIDNSAGVDSSDHEVNIKILCSEAMRRGTLPSGQRNHLLAEMTDDVAAHVLAHNYSQTGALTLAESTAARDHQANERLMGYLEGRDELDRQVEGLPATSEMTERAQNKQWLTRPELAVLMAWSKITLFDDIVASDVPDDPYFWQTLEGYFPAALHKYEDAMEAHRLRREIIATVLANRLVDAGGPLMLLRLRERTGASNAHICRAFETAATLLGLPNYREDIHRLDNKVRASLQTELQQLGAEAVADTAAALLRSAPDLKVQDAVERYSGVFGSLESALETSLEGFEAQQFRKRVTALTNAGLERDFAATAAAMPLRPVGVELQILTTGAATSTDEALSAYMKLGDTLKLDRLRHDAMNGIDAANYWERLATRRLVEDLRRHQAQATADALVAGGVDPWLKERDSDRRALVQQLNTLSSANASFAQFTLAADAVRGFMSGSAKSE from the coding sequence ATGTCGGATGCCGGTCATAGCGACACCTCAGCCATCGGCGATGTGCGGCTGAAAGATATCCTGCAGAATTTCAGGGACACTGCTGAGACAGAGCATCTGGACTTCCTGTCCGATGAGGACATCGAAGCCCAGGCGGCAAGTATTGCAGAGCTCGCGGCGACCTATTCCGGCGACACGGCAGGTATCAGGGTGCGCGACGGGCGCGGCGATGATGGCCGCCTGACAGGTACAAGCGTGCTTGAAACGGTCACGCGGGACATGCCTTTCCTGGTCGATTCCCTGCTGGGGCTCTGCGCCGAGCAGGCCTTTGAAGTGCGCGCCCTCTTCCATCCCATTATTAGCACCAGCGAAGGCGTCCGCCTGTCGCTGATCCAGATACATGTGCCCGCTCTCAGCGCGGCCGAATGCAAGGCGTTAAAGGATGGCGCAGAGGCGACCCTGCGCGATGTTGCCATGGCCGTTGCCGATTTCGGCCCAATGCAGACGCGGATGCAGACCGAGATCGACCGGCTGACCAATGATGCGGCGAGTTCCACAGAGACCTTCAAGGAAGCGGTCGCTTTCCTGAACTGGCTGGCCGACGAGCATTTCGTTTTTCTGGGCGTGCGCGACTACCGCTTCGAGACCGCAGATGACGGCACGGTACTGCCGGAAGAGCCGATCATGGTGGAGGGCTCCAACCTTGGCCTGTTGCGCGACGAGGATCGTAACGTGTTGCGGCGCGGCGCCGAGCCGCTGATGCTGACGCCGGCAATCGGCGTCTTCCTTTCAGAGCCCAATCCGATCATTGTTGCGAAATCGACGCTCACCTCGCGCGTCCATCGCCGCGCCCTCTGTGACTATGTCGGGGTCAAACATCTCGACGCTGACGGCAATGTCGTCGGTGAAACACGGTTTCTCGGACTGTATACAGCCGAAGCCTATAATCAGAGCGTCCAGGACATTCCGCTCGTGCGAAAGCGCGTCGACCGCGTCCTGGAAGCCACGGGCGCGATTGAAGGCAGCCACGACTTCAAGGCGCTTTCCAATATCCTGGAAACCTGGCCGCGTGACGAGCTTTTGCAGGCCGATGCCGACACGCTCATTCCGCTGCTTCAGGGCGCGCTGCACCTGGTCGGGCGGCCGAGAACGCGCCTGTTTGTGCGCCGGGACCGGTTCAACCGTTTTGTCTCCGTGCTCGTCTACGTCGCGCGGGACGCCTATGATTCCGCCGTTCGTGAGCGCATCAGCAGCTATATTACCGAGGCCTTCAAGGGGCGGCTCATCTCCTTCCAGCCACGCTTTGATGCCTCGCCGCTGGCGCGTGTCCACCTGCTCATCGAACTGCCCGACGGGTCGGTGCAGCCCGACCTGACAGCGCTCGAGGCCGATGTCACGGCCATCGCGCGGACCTGGGACGATGCTTTCCGCGAGGCTTTGACCGAACTTGGCCTGCCCGATGATACGTTCGAGAAAGCCAATGCGTTTCGCGGCGGCTTCAATGCCGCCTACAGGGAGGCGTTTGCCCCGCGCGAAGCGCTGACCGATGTCGAGGCGATCCGCGATCTCGCCCCTCAGCGTCCCATCCGCCTGCGGGCCTTCCGCCCGGATGGCGCGGGCGATCACGAAATTTCGGCCAAGATCTACTCACGCAGCGGCGCGATTGCCCTTTCCGACTGTGTGCCGGTCTTCGAGAATATGGGCCTCTTCGTCGATTTCGAGACCGGCTATCCGGTCAGACCAGAGACCAAACCCTCAGCAGATAGCCCGGACACATACTGGATCCATTCGCTCAAGATGCGCAGCGGTGACGCCTCGGCGCTCGACATCGAAGAAGTGGCCGCGCGTTTCGAAGAGGCGTTCGTCGCTATCTGGGACGGGCGGGCCGAGAATGACCGGTTCAACGGTCTCATCTTTACAGCTGGCTCAAGCTGGCGGGAAGCGGCGCTCCTTCGCACGCTCTGCGCCTATCGCCACCAGTCGGGGATGGACCCGGCGCGCAGCACGCAGATCGAGGCCCTACAGCGCCACCCTGGCCTGACCCGCGCCCTGCTCGACCTCTTCGAAATCCGGTTTGACCCCACGACGGCGGAGGATCTGAAAACCCGCTCGAAGAAGGCCGAGAGCAAGCGCCTCGATATCGAAGCACGCCTGAATGAGGTGTCTTCCCTGGATGAGGACCGCGTGATCCGCCGCATCACGCGCCTGATCATGGCGATCCAGCGGACCAATTTCTGGCAGCGCCGCCCCGATGGTACGCCGCATCCATTCGTCAGCTTCAAGATCGCCAGCCAGGAAATTTCGGACCTTCCGGCACCAAAGCCTTTCCGCGAGATTTTCATGGCGAGCCCGGAGGTCGAAGGGGTTCATTGCCGCTTTGGCAAAGTGGCGCGCGGCGGGCTTCGCTGGTCTGACCGGCGCGACGATTACCGCACAGAAGTGCTCGGCCTCGTCAAAGCCCAACAGGTCAAGAATGCGGTCATCGTGCCTGTGGGCTCGAAGGGCGGGTTCTTTCCGAAAACGCCGACGGCCGGGGCGAGCCGCGAAGAGGTTCGCGATATCGGCATTTCGGCCTATCGGACCTTTATCAACTCCCTCCTGGACCTCACCGACAATCTCATCGATGGCGATGTGCACGAGCCGGCGAACACCGTCGTCTGGGACGGCGATGACCCGTACCTGGTCGTGGCCGCCGACAAGGGCACAGCGACCTTCTCTGATATCGCCAACGAGATCAGCCTCGAACATGGTTTCTGGCTGGGCGATGCGTTCGCCTCTGGTGGGTCTGCTGGCTATGACCACAAGAAGATGGGCATTACCGCGCGCGGCGCATGGGAAGCGGTCAAGCGCCACTTCCGCGAAATGGGCAAGGACATCCAGACCGAGCCGTTCACCGTCATCGGCTGCGGCGACATGTCGGGCGACGTCTTCGGCAATGGCATGCTGCTATCGAAGCAGATCCGCCTGACGGCGGCTTTCAACCACATGCACATCTTCATCGACCCGGACCCGCAGGACACAGAGCGCCTCTGGGAAGAGCGCAAGCGCATGTTCGACCTGCCGCGCTCATCCTGGATGGACTATGACCAATCCCTGATTTCAGAAGGCGGCGGCATCTTCGAGCGCAGCGCGAAATCTATTGCGCTGAGCGATCCGATGAAAAAGATAACGGGCCTGAAATCGGATACAGCGACACCTGACGAGCTGATCCATGCCCTGCTGAAAAGCGACTGCGAGCTGCTCTGGTTCGGCGGGATCGGCACGTATGTGAAATCCTCGCAGGAAACACAGGGCGATGCTGGCGACCGGGCGAACGACACGATCCGCGTCAATGGCAGGGAATTGAAAGCCCGCGTCATTGGCGAGGGCGCAAACCTTGGCCTGACACAGGCAGGCAGAATCGAGTTTGCCCAGCATGGGGGACGTATCAATACCGACGCCATCGACAATTCAGCCGGCGTCGACAGCTCTGACCATGAGGTCAATATCAAGATCCTCTGCTCTGAAGCGATGCGGCGTGGCACCCTGCCGAGTGGCCAGCGCAACCATCTGCTGGCGGAGATGACCGATGATGTCGCCGCGCATGTGCTGGCGCATAACTATTCCCAGACCGGCGCGCTGACGCTGGCTGAGTCGACGGCTGCCCGGGACCATCAGGCCAATGAAAGGCTGATGGGCTATCTGGAAGGGCGCGATGAGCTGGACCGGCAGGTCGAAGGCCTTCCGGCGACATCGGAAATGACCGAGCGGGCCCAGAACAAGCAGTGGCTGACCCGGCCAGAGCTTGCGGTCCTCATGGCCTGGTCGAAAATCACGCTCTTCGATGACATCGTTGCCTCAGACGTGCCGGATGATCCTTATTTCTGGCAGACGCTGGAAGGGTACTTCCCGGCCGCACTGCACAAATATGAAGACGCCATGGAGGCGCACCGGCTTCGCCGTGAAATCATCGCAACGGTGCTCGCCAACCGGCTGGTCGATGCCGGCGGGCCGCTCATGCTGTTGCGGCTTCGCGAACGCACAGGCGCGTCAAATGCACATATTTGCCGCGCATTCGAAACCGCCGCCACCCTGCTCGGCCTGCCAAACTATCGCGAGGACATCCACAGGCTGGACAACAAGGTCCGCGCCAGCCTGCAAACCGAGCTTCAACAGCTTGGCGCAGAAGCCGTCGCCGACACGGCCGCCGCCCTCCTCCGCAGCGCGCCTGATCTTAAAGTGCAGGATGCCGTCGAGAGATATAGCGGTGTCTTCGGATCACTGGAGAGCGCCCTCGAAACCTCGCTTGAGGGGTTCGAGGCCCAGCAGTTCCGCAAGCGCGTCACCGCGCTCACCAATGCCGGGCTGGAGCGGGACTTTGCGGCCACAGCAGCCGCCATGCCGCTTCGCCCTGTCGGTGTGGAGCTGCAGATACTTACAACGGGCGCGGCCACATCAACCGACGAGGCCCTCAGCGCGTACATGAAACTCGGAGATACGCTGAAGCTCGACAGGCTGCGCCACGATGCGATGAACGGTATCGACGCAGCGAACTATTGGGAGCGTCTTGCGACCCGCAGGCTGGTCGAGGACCTTCGCCGCCATCAGGCACAGGCGACGGCAGATGCGCTTGTCGCTGGCGGCGTCGATCCATGGCTGAAGGAGCGCGACAGTGACCGGCGCGCCCTGGTGCAGCAACTGAATACGCTGTCATCGGCGAATGCGAGCTTTGCGCAGTTCACCCTCGCGGCCGACGCTGTGAGAGGCTTCATGTCGGGGTCGGCAAAAAGCGAATAG
- a CDS encoding YrhK family protein, whose product MSRQSRSWMNFDTDKHGQVYGNYQKLYDGIDALAAFAFIIGSALFFSEKTQTIGTWLFLIGSVFFAVRPCIHVARDFHMARLSPAGDAGGNSQS is encoded by the coding sequence ATGAGCAGACAGTCGCGAAGCTGGATGAATTTCGACACCGACAAACACGGTCAGGTTTATGGAAATTATCAGAAGCTCTACGATGGCATCGACGCGCTTGCCGCCTTTGCCTTCATCATTGGCTCGGCCCTCTTCTTCAGCGAGAAGACACAGACTATAGGAACATGGCTTTTCCTGATCGGCTCGGTTTTCTTTGCGGTCAGGCCTTGCATCCACGTCGCGCGTGACTTCCACATGGCGCGTCTGTCGCCTGCTGGCGACGCCGGAGGAAATTCCCAGTCATGA
- a CDS encoding AI-2E family transporter has product MTMRSGIVGIWIIAIGVIIALLYLGRAILAPFALAVFLFLVMEGFQRLIKERVSFMSEGASRAVAVLGVLGGFGLFIGLLAQGVAQFSDQAGEYEEKINSLISDVYNVVNMGPAPTLTEILFDERGQRFFATIAGAMGDLSGDLVIILIYVAFLFLAQSAWTPKLDRIFKDEVRRDQVSEIGRAARRGIETYLWTQTVISVMITVLTYITLVALGVENAIFLSGLIFVLNYIPTIGSIVAAFVPTLFALVQPEIPGWIPGGAQDTYIFAVIVFTAVSFWQFMIGNFVQPRIMGESLNISALVVLLSLAIWGAIWGIPGMFLSAPLTVLIMILCAQSATTRWISVLLSADGDPGGALTGDPETLGQNSAGATAD; this is encoded by the coding sequence ATGACGATGCGATCCGGGATTGTCGGCATATGGATCATCGCCATTGGCGTGATCATTGCGCTTCTTTATCTGGGCCGAGCGATCCTTGCACCCTTCGCGCTCGCAGTTTTCCTTTTTCTGGTCATGGAAGGCTTTCAGCGGCTGATAAAGGAACGCGTCAGTTTCATGTCTGAAGGCGCCAGCCGGGCCGTGGCCGTCCTGGGCGTGCTTGGCGGGTTCGGCCTCTTTATCGGCCTGCTGGCGCAAGGCGTCGCGCAGTTCAGCGATCAGGCTGGCGAGTATGAAGAGAAGATCAACTCGCTGATCAGTGACGTCTATAATGTCGTGAATATGGGGCCGGCGCCGACTCTCACCGAGATCCTGTTCGATGAGCGGGGGCAGCGCTTCTTTGCGACGATTGCAGGGGCGATGGGCGATCTTTCGGGTGATCTCGTCATTATCCTGATCTACGTCGCTTTCCTTTTCCTTGCCCAAAGCGCCTGGACGCCGAAGCTGGACCGGATTTTCAAGGATGAGGTGCGCCGCGACCAGGTCAGCGAAATCGGCCGTGCCGCGCGCCGGGGCATCGAGACCTATCTTTGGACCCAGACGGTCATCTCCGTGATGATCACGGTATTGACCTACATCACGCTGGTCGCGCTTGGGGTGGAGAATGCAATCTTTCTCTCAGGGCTCATTTTTGTTCTCAATTATATCCCGACCATCGGCTCTATCGTCGCCGCATTCGTGCCGACGCTGTTTGCCCTTGTGCAGCCCGAGATTCCGGGCTGGATTCCCGGCGGCGCGCAGGACACCTACATCTTTGCGGTGATTGTCTTTACCGCTGTCAGCTTCTGGCAATTCATGATCGGGAATTTCGTTCAGCCCCGCATCATGGGCGAATCGCTGAACATTTCCGCGCTGGTCGTCTTGTTGTCACTTGCAATCTGGGGCGCCATCTGGGGCATACCCGGCATGTTCCTGTCGGCGCCATTAACAGTTCTCATAATGATTTTATGCGCACAGTCGGCAACCACCAGGTGGATTTCGGTGTTGTTGTCAGCAGATGGAGACCCCGGCGGTGCGCTTACGGGGGACCCCGAAACTCTTGGACAAAATTCTGCAGGCGCCACTGCTGACTGA
- a CDS encoding M1 family metallopeptidase encodes MSLNRFKTSILATAASLALLAGCGPNDAGEADVAQSAENEPVSLETPPAGQLPDGVTPTAYRLDLVTDPAADSFSGTAEIDIRLSAPHDRIWLHSLEQTIESATVRLEDGTEIEGTFEGALADGGVSKIDFAETVPEGKATLVIEYTAPYNKGLAGLYKATQNDRPYLATQMEPIDARRMFPGFDEPRFKTPWTLTVTVPTGNQVIANAPLTGTTQLDNGMVKHSFAATRQIQSYLVALAVGPYDMREGAPLPANSIRAKQVPFRGFAPAGKGDQLKVAMDITDEMVDQQETYFDYPYPYAKLDIIAVPDFAYGAMENAGAIIYREAALLVSDRTSIDRRRGILTTHAHELAHQWFGNLVTPEWWNDIWLNEAFATWMSYKTMDEIYPDQGYDRAPQRRGLAAMGSDSLKNARQIRNPIERNADINDAFDGITYSKGGHVLAMFESYLGAEEFREGMRLHMKRFEDDAANVDDFMQSLADGSGDTGVVESFRSFIFQPGIPYLNVEATCSEDETGLITVSQQRYAPLGSEINPDGQTWQVPFAMRVSGPAGDEVVREMLTDTVTEFPLETGCADWVMPNATGGYWRFTTSTENWDALIENFDVLSAAEQLSLLDSVTAAFRAGDAPASAVLRALEAGATAEWDVASASISRATGYYSSLPEEDRSAMSDWAEATYRPVYDALKAREDDLDQGETLLLNDLYGGLLEMGDMEDERAALAERAAAFVGVEGEPDPSAVSPEEFAAAMKYGTQMGGEDFYEAALDYARTTDAQRERRIVLAVLAQNVDEAQLEALYEEMSGEDWQGQEAWSVMQQSLNNEANRDKAWALYQASFSDVIARTPEIRKAQTAGAVASFCEADKIAESRDFFTANSDAIPGYERSLAQAEEAANLCAAFRSEKVGELTAALSGETEE; translated from the coding sequence ATGTCGCTTAACAGGTTCAAAACATCCATCCTAGCAACCGCTGCCAGCCTTGCGCTTCTGGCAGGCTGCGGACCCAATGATGCGGGCGAAGCAGATGTCGCCCAGTCTGCTGAAAATGAACCCGTAAGTCTTGAGACACCGCCTGCCGGACAGTTGCCCGATGGCGTCACACCGACGGCCTATCGGCTGGACCTCGTCACTGACCCGGCCGCCGACAGCTTTTCCGGCACCGCCGAAATCGACATCCGCCTGAGCGCGCCGCACGACCGCATCTGGCTGCATTCGCTTGAGCAGACGATTGAAAGCGCAACTGTTCGGCTTGAGGATGGCACCGAGATCGAGGGGACGTTCGAAGGCGCGCTGGCTGATGGCGGGGTTTCCAAGATCGATTTCGCCGAGACCGTTCCAGAGGGCAAGGCGACGCTCGTCATCGAGTATACCGCGCCTTACAATAAGGGTCTCGCAGGCCTCTACAAGGCGACCCAGAATGACCGCCCATATCTTGCGACGCAGATGGAGCCAATCGATGCGCGCCGCATGTTCCCAGGCTTCGATGAGCCACGCTTCAAGACGCCCTGGACGCTGACCGTTACCGTGCCGACCGGCAATCAGGTGATTGCAAACGCGCCGCTGACCGGCACCACCCAGCTCGACAATGGCATGGTGAAGCACTCCTTTGCCGCAACGCGCCAGATCCAGTCCTATCTCGTCGCGCTGGCCGTTGGCCCGTATGACATGCGCGAAGGCGCGCCGCTGCCGGCCAATTCCATCCGCGCCAAGCAGGTGCCGTTCCGTGGCTTTGCCCCGGCGGGCAAAGGCGACCAGCTTAAAGTGGCGATGGATATCACCGACGAGATGGTGGACCAGCAGGAAACCTATTTCGACTATCCCTACCCCTACGCGAAACTCGACATCATCGCGGTGCCGGACTTTGCCTATGGCGCAATGGAGAATGCGGGCGCGATCATCTACCGCGAAGCCGCGCTGCTGGTGTCTGACCGCACGTCGATCGACCGCCGCCGCGGCATCCTGACGACGCACGCCCATGAGCTTGCCCACCAGTGGTTCGGCAATCTGGTGACGCCGGAATGGTGGAACGACATCTGGCTCAACGAGGCCTTTGCCACCTGGATGAGCTACAAGACGATGGACGAGATCTATCCAGACCAGGGCTATGACCGCGCGCCGCAGCGCCGCGGCCTTGCCGCCATGGGCTCAGACAGCCTGAAAAATGCGCGTCAGATCCGTAACCCGATCGAGCGCAATGCCGACATCAATGACGCCTTTGACGGGATCACCTATTCCAAGGGCGGCCATGTCCTGGCGATGTTCGAATCCTATCTTGGTGCCGAAGAATTTCGCGAAGGCATGCGTCTTCACATGAAGCGCTTCGAAGACGATGCCGCCAATGTCGACGACTTCATGCAATCGCTGGCCGATGGCAGCGGCGATACCGGCGTCGTCGAGAGCTTCCGGTCCTTCATCTTCCAGCCAGGCATTCCGTATCTCAATGTCGAGGCAACCTGCAGTGAGGACGAGACCGGCCTGATCACGGTCAGCCAGCAGCGTTACGCGCCGCTCGGCTCCGAGATCAATCCGGATGGCCAGACCTGGCAAGTCCCATTTGCGATGCGTGTGTCCGGCCCTGCGGGCGACGAGGTCGTGCGCGAAATGCTGACAGACACCGTCACAGAGTTCCCGCTGGAAACGGGTTGCGCCGACTGGGTCATGCCGAACGCGACGGGCGGCTATTGGCGCTTCACCACGTCGACCGAAAACTGGGACGCGCTGATCGAGAATTTCGATGTCCTGTCCGCGGCCGAGCAGCTTTCCCTTCTCGATAGTGTCACGGCGGCCTTCCGCGCAGGCGATGCGCCGGCGTCGGCCGTCCTGAGAGCGCTGGAGGCAGGCGCGACGGCGGAGTGGGACGTTGCAAGCGCCTCCATCTCCAGGGCGACGGGATATTATTCGAGCCTGCCCGAGGAAGATCGCAGCGCCATGAGCGACTGGGCTGAAGCCACTTACCGCCCGGTCTATGACGCCCTGAAAGCGCGCGAAGATGATCTCGATCAGGGCGAAACCCTGCTCCTCAACGATCTCTATGGCGGCCTGCTCGAAATGGGCGACATGGAAGACGAGCGCGCCGCGCTCGCCGAAAGGGCTGCCGCCTTTGTCGGCGTCGAGGGCGAGCCTGACCCGTCCGCCGTCTCGCCTGAAGAATTCGCCGCAGCCATGAAGTATGGCACGCAAATGGGCGGCGAGGACTTCTACGAGGCCGCGCTGGATTATGCCCGCACCACCGATGCCCAGCGTGAACGCCGTATCGTGCTGGCCGTCCTTGCGCAGAATGTCGACGAAGCTCAGCTGGAAGCGCTTTATGAGGAGATGAGCGGCGAAGACTGGCAGGGTCAGGAAGCCTGGTCGGTCATGCAGCAATCGCTGAACAATGAAGCCAACCGCGACAAGGCCTGGGCGCTTTATCAGGCAAGCTTCAGCGACGTGATTGCGCGCACCCCGGAAATCCGCAAGGCGCAGACAGCTGGCGCGGTCGCGTCATTCTGCGAAGCCGACAAGATTGCCGAAAGCCGCGATTTCTTCACTGCCAACAGCGATGCAATCCCCGGCTATGAGCGCTCTCTTGCCCAGGCAGAAGAAGCGGCAAACCTCTGCGCGGCCTTCCGTAGCGAGAAGGTTGGCGAACTGACGGCTGCGCTTTCCGGCGAAACCGAAGAGTAA
- a CDS encoding glutathione S-transferase family protein: MKRLWHWPLDPGGRTVRLALDEKRAETDLRTCRPGAPIAELPDLPPGTELPVLMDTSGEQKITASGTHAILEYLEGLEAGPRLMPFLAKDRAEVRRLWQWSETSFGEVNRTLLAERENQWVRRSKQSDTARLREGIHALKSKIAFLEGLAGMRPYMAGRTLSLADLSIAAHLSAYDYFGDVPWDLTPDLKQWYARMKSRPSFRPLLADKVEGTRPPRHYADLDF, from the coding sequence ATGAAACGTCTCTGGCACTGGCCGCTTGATCCAGGGGGCAGAACCGTGCGTCTGGCGCTGGATGAAAAGCGCGCCGAGACGGACCTTCGCACCTGCCGTCCCGGCGCCCCGATTGCTGAGCTGCCTGACCTGCCGCCGGGCACCGAGCTTCCCGTCTTGATGGACACGTCCGGCGAGCAGAAGATTACCGCGTCCGGCACGCACGCCATCCTTGAATACCTTGAAGGGCTGGAGGCTGGCCCGCGCCTCATGCCGTTTTTGGCCAAGGACCGGGCCGAAGTGCGCCGTCTCTGGCAGTGGAGCGAAACCTCCTTCGGTGAGGTCAACCGCACGCTTCTGGCAGAGCGCGAAAACCAGTGGGTCCGGCGCTCGAAACAGTCCGACACCGCGCGCCTTCGCGAGGGTATCCATGCCCTTAAAAGCAAGATCGCCTTCCTTGAGGGCCTTGCCGGCATGCGCCCCTATATGGCGGGCCGCACGCTCAGCCTCGCTGACCTCTCCATCGCCGCGCACCTCTCGGCCTATGACTATTTCGGCGACGTGCCGTGGGACCTGACGCCAGACCTCAAGCAATGGTACGCCCGCATGAAATCGCGCCCCTCTTTCCGTCCGCTTCTGGCCGACAAGGTGGAAGGAACGCGCCCGCCGCGCCATTACGCCGATCTCGATTTCTAG
- a CDS encoding helicase HerA-like domain-containing protein, with product MSNGIYLGGGGGAQNEAQALLLKQANRHGIIAGATGTGKTVTLQIMAEGFSKQGVPVFCADVKGDLSGIAKSGSETFKLHEAFASRAAKIGFEDYTYHDVPAVFWDVFGEKGHAVRSTIAEMGPTLLARLMNLSETQEGVLTVAFEYADDENLLLLDLKDLQKLLIHLGDKEVRNEVSLRYGNVASASLSAIQRRLLQLEREGAEQFFGEPALDLGHLMRTADDGRGIVNVLDATRLINSPKLYSTFLLWLLSELFEQLPEIGDPDKPKLVFFFDEAHLLFKDAPKALIEKIEQVVRLIRSKGVGIYFVTQNPRDLPDSVLAQLGNRIQHALRAYTPTERKGVRAAAESFRPNPAFDTGEVITQLGTGEALVSTLDAKSTPGIVQRTLIRPPSSQLGPISADERAGIMSASPVARQYDKPADRESAYEILLAKEQAAAEEAERLAEQEEEAKREIEKKKTRRRSSGRQSVGEAAVKTATRTIARDVARYVLRGILGSMKRR from the coding sequence ATGAGTAACGGTATTTACCTCGGCGGCGGCGGCGGCGCGCAGAACGAAGCCCAGGCGCTTCTCCTGAAGCAGGCCAACCGCCACGGCATCATTGCGGGCGCCACCGGAACAGGCAAGACCGTCACGCTGCAGATCATGGCTGAAGGCTTTTCCAAGCAGGGCGTGCCGGTCTTTTGCGCTGACGTGAAGGGCGACCTTTCCGGCATCGCCAAGTCTGGCAGTGAGACATTCAAGCTGCACGAGGCCTTTGCCTCCCGCGCGGCCAAGATCGGCTTTGAAGACTATACCTATCACGATGTCCCGGCCGTCTTCTGGGATGTGTTCGGTGAAAAAGGGCACGCGGTCCGCTCAACCATTGCTGAAATGGGGCCAACGCTTCTGGCCCGGCTGATGAACCTCAGCGAGACACAGGAAGGTGTGCTGACAGTGGCGTTCGAATACGCCGATGATGAGAACCTCCTGCTTCTCGACCTCAAGGATCTGCAGAAGCTGCTTATCCATCTGGGCGACAAGGAGGTGCGCAATGAGGTGTCGCTCCGCTATGGCAATGTCGCATCGGCTTCGCTCAGCGCCATCCAGCGCCGCCTGTTGCAGCTTGAGCGCGAGGGCGCCGAACAGTTCTTCGGCGAGCCGGCGCTGGACCTCGGCCACCTCATGCGGACCGCCGATGATGGCCGCGGCATCGTCAACGTGCTCGACGCGACCCGGCTCATCAATTCGCCAAAGCTCTATTCGACATTTCTGCTCTGGCTTCTCTCAGAGCTGTTCGAACAGCTTCCCGAAATCGGTGACCCCGACAAGCCGAAGCTCGTTTTCTTCTTCGATGAGGCGCACCTTCTCTTCAAGGACGCGCCCAAAGCGCTCATCGAGAAAATCGAACAGGTTGTGCGGCTTATCCGCTCCAAGGGGGTCGGCATCTATTTCGTGACGCAGAACCCGCGCGACCTGCCCGACAGCGTGCTGGCCCAGCTGGGCAACCGCATCCAGCATGCCCTTCGCGCCTATACGCCGACCGAGCGAAAAGGCGTGCGGGCAGCAGCAGAAAGCTTCCGCCCGAACCCGGCATTCGATACCGGAGAGGTGATTACCCAGCTTGGCACTGGCGAGGCGCTTGTCTCGACCCTTGATGCGAAATCCACCCCGGGCATCGTCCAGCGCACCCTGATACGTCCACCTTCGTCTCAGCTTGGCCCGATTAGCGCAGATGAGCGCGCCGGCATCATGTCGGCCAGCCCGGTCGCCCGCCAATATGACAAGCCGGCAGACAGGGAGTCAGCCTACGAAATCCTGCTCGCCAAGGAACAGGCTGCCGCCGAAGAAGCCGAACGCCTCGCAGAGCAGGAAGAAGAGGCCAAGCGCGAGATCGAGAAGAAGAAGACGCGGCGACGCTCATCGGGGCGCCAGTCGGTCGGCGAAGCCGCGGTCAAAACAGCGACCCGCACGATTGCCCGCGATGTCGCACGCTATGTCCTGCGCGGCATTCTCGGCAGCATGAAACGGCGTTGA